In Zobellia roscoffensis, the following are encoded in one genomic region:
- a CDS encoding sulfatase, giving the protein MRKLHSLNYLFVIASLVYGCKQNEDKPKAPNSNKPNIVFILADDLGAHDLSYAGSDYYETPYIDAIAREGVHFTQGYAAAQVCSPSRASLMTGQYTARHGVTDWIGAATGEKWGEYYNTKVLPPVYEHALKEEDITIAEAFKASGYRTFFAGKWHLGDEPYSPENNGFEINKGGWEVGSPKGGYYAPWNNPKLDYKYNGENLTKRLALETADFITENKDQPFFAFLSFYAVHGPIETTEAKWEKYRNKAEQKGIKDSGYDMERILPIRNVQDNPIYAGLVESMDDAVGVVLNRLKELGLDDNTIIVFTSDNGGVASGDAFSTSNFPLRGGKGYQWEGGIREPYLIKAPMYKNAPSIIEYPVSGIDFYPTLLEFSGVDKPKNQYLDGVSLVPLFEGKSLDERTLFWHYPHYGNQGGEPVSMIRKGDWKLIHYYEDGHDELYNLKHDVGEKENVKAQNMEVARLLKKELENNLEETGAAVPVPNSNYDNTKAIELYETRKNQMLPNLEKQRKKILSKDFDPQNNWFDSKTTKD; this is encoded by the coding sequence TTGAGAAAATTACATTCATTAAATTATCTTTTTGTAATAGCATCCTTAGTTTACGGTTGTAAACAAAATGAAGATAAGCCAAAGGCTCCAAATTCTAATAAACCTAATATTGTTTTTATACTAGCGGACGATTTAGGGGCGCATGACTTAAGTTATGCAGGTAGTGACTACTATGAAACCCCATATATAGATGCTATAGCTAGGGAAGGGGTACATTTTACTCAAGGCTATGCTGCTGCACAGGTATGTAGCCCTTCTAGGGCTAGTTTAATGACTGGGCAATATACCGCTCGCCATGGCGTAACAGATTGGATAGGAGCGGCTACAGGTGAAAAATGGGGTGAATATTATAATACTAAGGTCCTTCCGCCAGTCTATGAGCATGCACTAAAAGAAGAGGACATTACAATTGCCGAAGCGTTCAAGGCTAGTGGGTATAGAACTTTCTTTGCTGGAAAATGGCATTTGGGCGATGAACCATATTCTCCAGAAAACAACGGTTTTGAAATTAATAAAGGGGGATGGGAAGTAGGTAGCCCTAAAGGAGGCTATTATGCCCCTTGGAACAATCCCAAACTTGATTATAAATATAATGGTGAAAATTTAACCAAACGTTTGGCTCTAGAAACAGCAGACTTTATTACGGAGAACAAAGATCAGCCGTTTTTTGCTTTTTTGTCTTTTTACGCCGTGCATGGTCCTATAGAAACAACTGAAGCAAAATGGGAGAAATATAGAAATAAGGCAGAACAGAAAGGTATTAAAGATTCGGGTTACGATATGGAACGCATTCTACCTATCCGAAATGTACAGGACAATCCAATATATGCTGGGTTAGTAGAATCTATGGATGATGCTGTAGGCGTTGTTTTAAATCGGTTAAAGGAACTTGGTTTGGATGATAATACGATAATTGTATTTACTTCGGATAACGGAGGTGTTGCCAGCGGCGATGCTTTTTCTACCAGTAATTTCCCATTAAGAGGAGGCAAAGGTTATCAATGGGAAGGTGGTATAAGAGAACCTTATTTGATTAAAGCACCAATGTATAAAAATGCCCCTAGTATTATAGAGTACCCTGTATCAGGTATAGATTTTTATCCCACCCTATTAGAGTTTTCCGGTGTTGATAAACCTAAAAATCAATATTTGGATGGGGTGAGTCTTGTTCCATTGTTTGAAGGAAAATCTTTAGATGAAAGAACGTTGTTTTGGCATTATCCACATTATGGCAATCAAGGAGGTGAACCTGTTAGTATGATTAGAAAGGGGGATTGGAAACTTATTCACTACTATGAAGATGGTCATGATGAACTTTATAATCTAAAACATGATGTTGGAGAAAAGGAAAATGTAAAAGCCCAGAATATGGAAGTGGCCCGGCTACTAAAGAAAGAATTGGAAAATAATTTAGAGGAAACTGGTGCGGCCGTACCTGTGCCTAATTCTAATTACGATAACACCAAGGCAATTGAATTATACGAAACACGTAAAAACCAGATGCTTCCCAATTTAGAAAAGCAGAGAAAGAAAATACTATCTAAAGATTTTGACCCACAAAATAATTGGTTCGATAGTAAGACAACAAAAGATTGA
- a CDS encoding RagB/SusD family nutrient uptake outer membrane protein, with the protein MLRKSLYFVLVLFCLGCDDQLDKEPDFISENTVFEDEGLTNSYVADLYLNMNFQEIGGFGNVGIGLFAAAGAEHINFANWQYPNLSYSRQYTEVTGPGNLDRWPYFNIRNMNILLRDLPNSVSLEEDFIRTTMAEVRFLRAYEYFEMVKRYGGVPLITTVQDQDDSDEVLFPSRATEKEIYDFIYNELAEILPDLSEVKTGANGRVDRFTALMLQSRAMLYAASIANFGEEQINGIVGVPSVSAQDYYKKSYDASKEVIDSQLFQLIDEGDDKAANFASIFLNEGTGNNEIIFAERFEPFIKGHSLDWLANPDGLGLEWNSNFPVLYDFVENFDFIDGRTGSSISRDDLTLENEWDVTDFFGNRDPRFVASVFYPETTWKGQKIYFHSSSLVNGEVVNGTGTILTKPNGEEIPATAAARNVRNTALLLRKRLDPTNIATQSENSGQDFYVFRYAETLLNLAEAAYYMGNSGEALTMVNMVRERAGMPLRSEITEDFIRQERQVELAFEEHRFWDLIRWRIATEVLGNVRTKGLVFRYNLDTDMYSITLKNAEGDIRQFGEERYYLPFSQERLAENPNLVQNPGY; encoded by the coding sequence ATGTTACGAAAAAGTTTATATTTTGTACTTGTACTCTTTTGTTTAGGGTGTGACGATCAATTGGATAAAGAGCCGGATTTTATTTCGGAAAATACGGTCTTCGAGGATGAAGGACTTACAAATTCGTATGTTGCAGATTTATATCTAAACATGAACTTTCAAGAAATTGGTGGGTTTGGCAATGTTGGTATAGGTCTGTTTGCTGCAGCAGGAGCGGAACATATTAATTTTGCTAATTGGCAATATCCTAATTTATCATATTCAAGACAATATACAGAGGTTACCGGTCCAGGTAATCTTGACCGCTGGCCGTATTTTAATATAAGAAACATGAATATTCTTTTGCGTGACCTGCCAAATAGCGTTTCGTTAGAAGAAGATTTTATTAGGACTACTATGGCAGAGGTCAGGTTTCTTCGGGCGTATGAATATTTTGAAATGGTAAAACGTTATGGAGGTGTGCCGCTTATTACTACCGTACAGGATCAAGATGATTCTGATGAGGTTCTTTTTCCGAGTAGGGCAACAGAAAAAGAGATATATGATTTTATATACAATGAATTGGCAGAAATACTTCCGGATTTATCCGAAGTTAAAACGGGGGCCAACGGTAGGGTGGATCGCTTTACTGCACTTATGTTGCAAAGTAGGGCCATGCTTTATGCCGCGAGTATAGCAAATTTTGGGGAAGAGCAAATTAACGGTATTGTGGGTGTCCCATCGGTTAGTGCCCAAGATTACTATAAGAAAAGTTACGATGCTTCTAAGGAGGTTATAGATTCTCAATTATTCCAACTAATTGATGAGGGTGATGACAAAGCGGCAAATTTTGCTTCTATTTTTCTGAATGAAGGTACAGGTAATAATGAGATAATTTTTGCTGAACGTTTTGAGCCTTTTATAAAAGGGCATTCTTTGGACTGGTTGGCAAATCCTGATGGACTTGGTTTGGAATGGAACTCTAACTTTCCGGTTTTGTATGATTTTGTAGAAAATTTTGATTTTATAGATGGTCGAACCGGGAGCAGTATTTCCAGAGATGATTTAACATTGGAAAATGAATGGGATGTAACCGACTTTTTCGGGAATAGAGACCCTAGATTTGTAGCGAGTGTATTTTACCCTGAGACTACTTGGAAAGGCCAAAAAATATATTTTCACAGTAGTAGTTTAGTAAATGGAGAGGTTGTAAACGGTACGGGTACAATACTTACCAAACCAAATGGAGAGGAAATACCGGCTACAGCGGCGGCAAGAAATGTTAGAAATACGGCGCTCTTACTTAGAAAAAGGTTAGATCCAACAAATATAGCTACGCAATCAGAAAATTCTGGTCAAGATTTCTATGTATTTAGGTATGCGGAAACTTTATTGAATTTGGCCGAAGCGGCCTATTATATGGGAAACTCTGGTGAAGCTTTGACCATGGTCAATATGGTCAGGGAACGTGCAGGAATGCCACTTAGGTCAGAAATTACGGAAGATTTTATTAGGCAGGAGCGTCAAGTGGAGTTGGCTTTTGAAGAGCATCGTTTTTGGGATTTAATCCGCTGGCGTATTGCTACGGAAGTTCTAGGTAATGTTCGTACAAAAGGCTTGGTATTCAGATATAATCTTGATACGGACATGTATAGTATAACGCTAAAAAATGCGGAAGGTGATATAAGACAATTTGGAGAGGAAAGGTATTATCTTCCATTTAGTCAGGAAAGATTGGCGGAAAATCCAAATTTGGTTCAAAACCCTGGTTATTAA
- a CDS encoding sugar-binding domain-containing protein, with protein MKSKVLILLMVLFALCSCQKEDSKEMDLSGEWQFKIDSLDQGVKEQWFLKTLDDTVQLPGSMAENGKGDDITVNTHWTGSMWNDSLWYKDPKYAKYREPGNVKVSFWLSPKKVYTGAAWYQKKVVLPKSWQNQHINLGLERPHWETTVWVDDQEVGMQNSLGTPHDYNLAKYLTPGNHTITIRIDNRVKDINPGVDAHSISDNTQTNWNGIVGDIKLTATPPVVFQNVKLFPDVKDKKVTVKGKVVNSSGKPQKGKIILQAIESNGTNSLPPLEKEMEIEGEGDFEIDYPMGNDPLLWDEFAPNLYTMKLQLESELGTSKKDVTFGMRDFKVDGKHFAINGSPVYLRGTLECSIFPLTGYPSTDVDEWKRIFKIIRSYGLNHMRFHSYCPPEAAFRAADEMGVYIQVEASAWAHIGDGDPVDEWIYKEAEDILNTFGNHPSFVMMAYGNEPSGKDHEEYLKKFVEHFKNLDNRKLYTSGAGWPLLDNLDYYNHKGPRIQGWAQELNSIINAEPPQTEFDYDKLIQETPMPYVSHEMGQWCAYPNFKEMSKYTGVLEPKNFEIFKETLEDNHLGHLADSLLMASGKLQVLCYKADIEAALRTKDMAGFQLLDLHDFPGQGTALVGILDAFWEEKGYVTAEDFREFNSETVPLARMAKRVFLNDEDFTAKVEVAHYGEKPLNAVTPTWDLVDKDGHTLAKGEFNKTNIPIGNGYDLGEISVDLNAIDTPKKLTLTVYVANHKNSWDVWVYPSKNSPIDTEDDIRVVQKFDAATINYLKNGGKVLLNINKGDIAADKGGDIGVGFSSIFWNTSWTRGQKPHTLGILTDPEHPALAEFPTEYHSNWQWWDAMSHSNAIVLDDFTPDLNPIVRVIDDWFENRRTALIFEVKVGKGKLLVSGVDLHSNLEKRPEARQMLYSLKKYMAGNRFDPKVELQPEDIKNLMKY; from the coding sequence ATGAAAAGTAAGGTATTAATACTATTAATGGTATTGTTTGCTTTGTGTTCTTGCCAAAAAGAGGATTCAAAGGAAATGGACCTGTCCGGCGAGTGGCAATTTAAGATAGATTCGTTGGATCAAGGGGTTAAGGAACAGTGGTTTTTGAAAACTTTGGACGACACAGTTCAATTACCGGGTTCAATGGCAGAAAATGGTAAGGGAGATGATATAACCGTCAATACACATTGGACCGGAAGTATGTGGAACGATAGTCTTTGGTATAAAGACCCAAAATATGCTAAATATCGTGAGCCAGGTAATGTTAAGGTTTCGTTTTGGTTGAGCCCCAAAAAAGTATATACGGGTGCGGCGTGGTATCAAAAAAAAGTGGTTTTACCTAAATCATGGCAAAACCAACATATAAACCTAGGATTGGAAAGGCCGCATTGGGAAACTACCGTCTGGGTAGATGACCAAGAGGTTGGAATGCAAAATAGCTTAGGCACCCCACATGATTATAATTTGGCTAAATACCTTACTCCCGGGAATCATACGATTACCATAAGAATAGATAATAGGGTGAAGGATATAAACCCTGGCGTAGATGCACATAGTATTTCTGACAACACCCAGACCAACTGGAACGGTATTGTCGGTGATATTAAATTAACGGCGACACCACCTGTTGTTTTTCAAAATGTAAAACTATTTCCCGATGTAAAGGATAAGAAGGTTACGGTAAAAGGTAAGGTGGTCAACTCTTCGGGAAAGCCACAGAAGGGTAAAATTATATTGCAGGCAATAGAATCTAACGGTACAAATAGTTTGCCACCGTTAGAGAAAGAAATGGAAATAGAGGGGGAAGGTGATTTTGAAATCGATTACCCCATGGGGAACGATCCTTTGCTCTGGGATGAGTTCGCCCCTAATCTATACACCATGAAATTGCAATTGGAGTCCGAATTGGGCACAAGTAAGAAAGATGTGACCTTTGGAATGCGCGATTTTAAAGTTGATGGCAAACACTTTGCCATTAATGGAAGCCCGGTTTATCTACGGGGAACATTGGAGTGTTCCATCTTCCCTTTAACAGGATACCCGTCTACCGATGTGGATGAATGGAAACGAATTTTTAAAATTATTAGATCATACGGTCTTAACCACATGCGTTTTCATTCGTATTGTCCACCCGAAGCGGCTTTTCGGGCTGCGGATGAAATGGGAGTTTATATACAAGTAGAAGCTTCCGCTTGGGCTCATATAGGAGATGGCGACCCTGTTGATGAATGGATTTATAAAGAAGCCGAAGATATATTGAACACCTTTGGTAATCATCCATCCTTTGTGATGATGGCCTACGGAAATGAACCGTCAGGTAAAGACCATGAGGAATATCTTAAAAAGTTTGTAGAGCATTTTAAAAACCTGGACAATAGAAAGTTGTATACCAGTGGAGCCGGATGGCCTTTGTTGGATAATTTGGATTATTACAATCATAAAGGGCCTCGCATACAGGGTTGGGCCCAAGAATTGAACAGTATTATCAATGCCGAACCACCACAAACAGAGTTCGATTACGATAAACTGATCCAAGAAACCCCAATGCCTTATGTTAGTCATGAAATGGGGCAATGGTGCGCGTATCCCAATTTTAAGGAAATGTCAAAATATACCGGTGTTTTAGAACCGAAAAATTTTGAAATATTTAAAGAAACCTTAGAGGATAATCATCTTGGTCATCTTGCGGATAGTTTGTTGATGGCTTCTGGTAAGTTACAGGTGCTCTGTTATAAGGCTGATATCGAGGCTGCGTTGCGAACTAAGGATATGGCAGGTTTTCAGTTGTTGGACCTACATGATTTTCCTGGTCAGGGTACCGCATTGGTCGGTATTTTAGATGCTTTTTGGGAAGAAAAGGGGTATGTGACTGCAGAAGATTTCCGAGAATTCAACTCAGAAACGGTTCCTCTTGCAAGAATGGCAAAACGTGTGTTCTTGAACGACGAAGACTTTACGGCAAAGGTAGAAGTTGCCCATTATGGTGAAAAACCACTAAATGCCGTTACTCCTACTTGGGATCTTGTAGACAAAGATGGGCATACATTGGCCAAAGGCGAATTCAACAAGACCAATATACCTATTGGAAATGGATATGACCTAGGTGAGATCTCGGTTGATTTGAACGCCATCGATACGCCGAAAAAATTAACGCTTACCGTGTATGTGGCGAATCATAAAAATAGTTGGGATGTGTGGGTTTACCCTTCTAAAAACAGTCCTATAGATACAGAAGATGATATTAGGGTGGTTCAAAAATTTGATGCGGCAACGATCAATTATTTAAAAAATGGGGGCAAGGTATTGCTCAATATCAATAAAGGGGATATTGCTGCTGATAAAGGCGGCGATATTGGTGTAGGTTTTTCGAGTATTTTTTGGAACACCTCATGGACCAGAGGTCAAAAACCGCACACCTTGGGCATTCTTACGGATCCTGAACATCCTGCCTTGGCCGAATTTCCAACGGAATATCATAGTAATTGGCAATGGTGGGATGCCATGAGCCATTCGAACGCCATTGTTCTTGATGATTTTACTCCCGATTTAAACCCCATTGTTCGTGTAATCGACGATTGGTTCGAGAACCGTAGAACGGCCTTGATTTTCGAAGTAAAAGTAGGTAAGGGCAAACTATTGGTTTCTGGGGTTGATCTGCATTCCAATTTAGAAAAAAGACCTGAAGCGCGTCAAATGCTTTACAGCTTAAAAAAATACATGGCCGGCAACAGGTTTGATCCCAAGGTAGAGCTACAACCGGAGGACATCAAGAATTTGATGAAATATTAA
- a CDS encoding sulfatase family protein, with amino-acid sequence MYSQKAKPNIVLIYVDDLGYGDIGVNGAIGVETPNVDRLAANGLNFTDAHSTAATCTPSRYSLLTGEYAFRNNAAIVNGDAPLIIDVDKRTLPDMLKDAGYTTGVVGKWHLGLGDGKANWNDEVKPGPKEVGFDYSFLIPATGDRIPTVYMENQKVVGLDLQDPITVSYTSKLDGYPIGTEHPELLKQHTDLQHLGSITNGISRIGYMNGGESALWIDEEIPFNLTKKANEFIDKNSKNPFFLFFSLHDIHQPRIANIKFVEASKMGPRGDVIAQMDWCVGAIMQKLKEVNLDNNTMIIFTSDNGPILDDGYLDYARELVGEHKPGGKYKGAKYSVYEAGTRMPTIVSWPSEIRPGTSNALLSQVDLYASLASLVGQNLKKDDAMDSENHLEAWLGIKNKGRDYLLEEAYTFGLRMGSYKYIKPKENAQIPQWIAKKFVDPGFSTEPQLYNLDVDPFEEENIADEYPDVLQRMQNELSNILSK; translated from the coding sequence GTGTATTCTCAGAAAGCAAAACCAAATATTGTGCTTATTTATGTGGATGACCTAGGCTACGGTGATATAGGTGTAAACGGGGCAATCGGCGTAGAAACCCCAAATGTAGATAGGTTGGCGGCAAACGGTCTAAATTTTACCGACGCACATTCTACTGCGGCTACCTGTACGCCTTCCAGATATTCATTGTTAACCGGTGAATATGCTTTTAGGAATAATGCAGCGATAGTAAATGGGGATGCCCCTCTGATTATAGATGTTGATAAACGTACGCTGCCGGACATGTTAAAAGATGCCGGCTACACTACCGGGGTGGTAGGTAAATGGCATTTAGGACTGGGGGACGGAAAAGCAAATTGGAACGATGAAGTAAAACCAGGCCCTAAAGAAGTAGGTTTTGATTATAGTTTTCTTATACCCGCAACAGGAGATCGTATACCTACGGTATATATGGAAAATCAAAAAGTTGTGGGACTTGATCTCCAAGACCCAATAACTGTTAGTTATACTTCAAAACTGGATGGGTACCCCATTGGAACCGAACATCCGGAGCTTTTAAAACAGCACACGGATTTACAACATTTAGGGTCGATTACCAATGGAATAAGTCGTATTGGTTATATGAATGGAGGAGAAAGTGCTTTATGGATAGATGAGGAGATACCATTTAATTTAACGAAAAAGGCAAATGAATTTATAGATAAAAATAGTAAAAATCCATTTTTCCTTTTCTTCTCTCTTCATGATATTCATCAGCCTAGAATTGCCAATATTAAATTTGTAGAGGCAAGTAAAATGGGCCCTAGAGGAGATGTTATAGCGCAAATGGATTGGTGCGTAGGAGCTATAATGCAAAAGCTGAAAGAAGTGAACCTGGATAACAATACCATGATCATATTTACAAGTGACAATGGTCCAATATTAGATGATGGTTACTTGGATTATGCCAGGGAACTAGTTGGGGAGCATAAACCGGGAGGTAAATATAAAGGAGCAAAGTATTCGGTTTATGAGGCAGGTACACGCATGCCAACCATTGTCTCATGGCCATCAGAAATACGTCCAGGTACAAGTAATGCTTTATTATCTCAGGTAGATTTATACGCTTCCTTGGCTTCTTTGGTTGGCCAGAACCTAAAAAAAGATGATGCTATGGATAGTGAAAACCATTTGGAAGCTTGGTTGGGCATTAAAAACAAAGGAAGAGATTACCTTTTGGAAGAGGCATATACTTTTGGTTTGCGAATGGGTAGTTATAAGTATATCAAACCTAAGGAAAATGCACAAATACCCCAGTGGATTGCTAAAAAGTTTGTAGATCCTGGTTTTAGTACAGAACCCCAATTGTATAATTTGGATGTTGATCCCTTTGAAGAAGAGAACATAGCGGATGAGTATCCGGACGTATTACAGAGAATGCAGAATGAATTATCGAATATTTTAAGCAAGTAA
- a CDS encoding sugar porter family MFS transporter, with protein MSESKFNFTYLLFLAMVSAMGGFLFGYDWVVIGGAKPFYELYFDISDIPTLQGWAMSSALVGCILGAVLSGFLGDKWGRKNSLILAAALFSLSAFGTGYADNFTIFIIYRVIGGLGIGLASTLSPMYIAEVAPAKYRGRFVAINQLTLVLGILVAQIANWGIAEAIPANFSDPDIHTSWNGQTGWRYMFWVELIPALLFFFLMFLVPKSPRFLAKTGRLETAKKVLTKIGGDIYALHEVKNMKSTLKSDEGKKIDISELKSKRVLPILIIGIVLAVFQQWCGINIIFNYAEEIFSAAGYSVGDMLFNIVITGSVNLIFTFMAMRTVDSWGRRKLMLFGAAGLAIIYALLGGAYYLEFSGWPVLVLVITAIAIYAMSLAPITWVVLSEIFPNRLRGVAMSIATFSLWIASFILVFTFPIMNNALGSYGTFWTYSLICLAGFIFVKKKLPETKGKSLEEIEFELTEEK; from the coding sequence ATGAGTGAATCCAAATTCAATTTTACCTATTTACTTTTTTTGGCAATGGTCTCGGCTATGGGCGGATTTTTGTTCGGTTATGACTGGGTGGTCATCGGAGGGGCAAAACCTTTTTATGAACTTTATTTTGACATTTCTGATATTCCAACATTACAAGGTTGGGCTATGAGCAGCGCTTTGGTTGGTTGTATATTAGGAGCAGTACTTTCAGGGTTTTTAGGAGATAAATGGGGACGTAAAAACAGCCTGATATTGGCGGCTGCACTATTTTCTTTATCTGCGTTTGGTACAGGTTATGCAGATAATTTCACCATTTTTATTATCTATCGGGTTATAGGCGGCTTGGGTATTGGTTTGGCCTCAACACTATCGCCAATGTACATTGCGGAAGTGGCTCCAGCCAAATATAGGGGTAGGTTCGTTGCTATAAATCAGTTAACCCTGGTACTAGGAATTTTGGTTGCTCAAATTGCTAACTGGGGAATTGCTGAAGCCATACCTGCCAATTTTAGCGATCCGGATATTCATACATCATGGAACGGGCAGACGGGATGGCGCTATATGTTCTGGGTAGAACTTATACCTGCGTTGTTATTCTTCTTTTTAATGTTCCTAGTTCCGAAAAGCCCAAGGTTTCTAGCTAAGACAGGAAGACTCGAAACGGCTAAAAAGGTTTTAACCAAGATAGGTGGGGACATTTATGCGCTTCATGAAGTTAAAAACATGAAGTCTACGCTTAAAAGTGATGAAGGAAAGAAAATCGATATTTCGGAATTAAAGAGTAAAAGAGTATTGCCTATATTGATTATAGGCATTGTACTAGCCGTTTTTCAGCAGTGGTGTGGTATTAATATCATTTTTAATTATGCCGAAGAAATATTTTCTGCGGCGGGGTATAGTGTAGGAGACATGCTTTTTAATATAGTTATAACGGGTAGCGTAAATCTGATTTTCACTTTTATGGCCATGCGTACGGTAGATAGCTGGGGCCGAAGAAAATTAATGCTCTTTGGTGCTGCAGGGTTGGCTATTATATATGCTTTATTGGGTGGTGCCTACTATCTCGAATTTAGTGGTTGGCCGGTTTTGGTACTGGTAATAACGGCTATAGCTATTTATGCCATGTCTTTGGCACCTATAACTTGGGTGGTACTTTCAGAAATTTTCCCAAATAGGTTAAGGGGGGTGGCGATGTCCATTGCAACTTTTTCATTATGGATAGCTTCTTTTATCCTAGTGTTTACTTTTCCTATTATGAACAATGCATTAGGGTCTTACGGTACCTTTTGGACATATAGCCTAATATGTTTGGCAGGTTTCATTTTTGTGAAGAAAAAGTTGCCAGAAACAAAAGGGAAAAGTTTAGAAGAGATTGAATTTGAACTAACGGAAGAGAAATGA
- a CDS encoding SGNH/GDSL hydrolase family protein encodes MKYKYNVLIIMLLLAHGVFAQEKDDACNYLDSVKSELKKTWPDNKTVNLVFHGHSVPSGYFKTPKVHTLESYPYKTLKEVKQIYTHAVVNSITTSIGGEHSEQGEKRFKEDVLVHRPDVLFIDYALNDRNIGLERAKIAWEKMIVKAKAYGTKVILITPTPDVKEDILSPKSELSKHSRQIRDLAKKHEIGLVDSYRLFQKIAEKEDIKTYMAQSNHINEKGHKVVADAIFDFFRKDYN; translated from the coding sequence ATGAAATATAAATACAATGTTCTGATTATTATGCTTTTGTTGGCCCATGGTGTTTTTGCCCAGGAAAAAGATGATGCTTGTAATTACCTTGATTCCGTAAAATCCGAATTAAAGAAAACTTGGCCTGACAATAAGACTGTTAACCTTGTTTTTCATGGGCATTCTGTGCCATCTGGCTATTTCAAGACACCAAAAGTACATACGCTAGAGTCATACCCTTATAAGACACTTAAGGAAGTCAAGCAAATTTATACTCATGCTGTGGTCAATAGTATTACTACATCAATTGGTGGGGAGCATTCTGAACAAGGAGAGAAAAGATTTAAAGAAGATGTATTGGTTCACAGACCGGATGTATTGTTCATAGATTATGCATTGAACGATCGGAATATTGGCTTAGAAAGAGCCAAAATAGCTTGGGAAAAAATGATTGTTAAAGCAAAGGCATACGGTACAAAGGTGATTCTAATTACGCCCACACCCGATGTAAAGGAAGATATTCTGTCCCCCAAATCGGAACTGTCCAAGCACAGTCGACAAATAAGGGACTTGGCAAAAAAACATGAAATAGGTCTGGTGGATAGTTATCGGCTGTTTCAGAAAATAGCCGAAAAAGAGGATATAAAAACCTACATGGCCCAAAGTAACCATATAAATGAAAAAGGTCATAAGGTTGTAGCGGATGCCATATTCGATTTTTTCAGAAAAGATTACAACTAA